From the genome of Schaalia odontolytica:
CGGCTTCGCCGGCACGCCGATTCAGATTTCGGTGCGTGTGCGCGAGAAGCGACGCAGGTGAGAACCCTCCGACGCGTGGCCCGCTTCCCCCTGGAGGCGGGCCACACTCGTAGTCGCCACTCCCCCGTCGTGTATCCACAGGGTGTTTTCGTGCGGCACCTTTATCCACAGGCATCGCGGATGTCCCTTGACCGCTGAACGCTGGGCGCGCAGGATCGACACATGGACACAACACTCGCCCAATCCGCAGTTGCTCCCCTAGCCTCGGGCCTCACCCTGTGCAATGACGGCCTCGTCCGGCCTGCGTGGGCCTCCCATGACGAGCTGTTACGCAGCTACTACGACACCGAATGGGGGCTGCCCGTCCACGACGAGGCCGGCGTCTTCGAACGCCTCGTCTTGGAGGGCTTCCAGGCAGGTCTCTCATGGCGCACCGTCCTGGCAAAACGCGAGGCGTTCCGCGCGGCCTTCGAAGGATTCATTCCCGATCGCGTCGCCGCATTCACAAGCGATGACGTCGATCGCCTCGTGTACACACCCGGGATCATTCACAATCGCCGCAAGATCGAGGCGGCGATCAGCAACGCTCGCGCAACGGTTGCTATGAGGAACGATTCTCCCGCGGCAGACGGCCCGACACATCTGGGCGAACTGGTCTGGTCGTATCGGCCGACGCTCGATCCGCTTCCGCGTTCGAAGGACGAGGTACCAACGCACCTGCCGGAATCCATAGCCCTCGCGGCCGACCTCAAGAACCGCGGTTATCGCTTCGTGGGTCCAACAACGATGCTCGCACTGATGGCGGCGATCGGCATCGTGAACACCGATATCGTGGGAACGCACCGCAGGCCTCGGTGAAGCACGCAGCCACCGTGGCTGGCTTCCTCGCAGGGCCGCAGAATCTGGCATGATGGTGCCATGGCACTGTCACAGAAGCTTCTCAGTCAGGACGAGGTTGTCGTCCGCCACATGCACACGCACATCAAGACCCTGCTGCCCGCGATCATCGTGGAGTCGATCCTCGTGATCGCAGCGGCGGTCGGTTCGTTCTACGTCCCAGAGAACGCGCGCTACTGGGCACTTGCGACCATCTGGATCGCAGTGCTCCTCCTGTCGATTCCACTCATCCTTGTTCCCTGGATCAAGTGGATTACAACGACCTACACGGTGACGACGAAGCGAGTCATCACCCGCACGGGCATCATCAAGCGCACCGGTCACGACCTGCCGCTCACCCGCATCTCCGACATCCAGATCGAAAAGGACTTCGACGACCGGATCTTCGGTTGCGGCACGCTCGCCCTCCAGACCTCCGCTGACGATCCGTTGCTGCTGCGCGACGTGCCGAAGGTTGAGACGGTGCAGGTCGAGATCTCCAATCTGCTCTTCCACGACATCCAGGGAGCTATCGACGCGGATCCGACGAGTTGATCACACCACGCCAAACCGCGTCCCCACATGCGAATAGACTGCTCTCATGTTCGATATTCACGGTTTCGAGATGACGGTCTTTAAGCTCCTGATCGGTATCACCCTGATCGTCCTCCACCTGCGCCTCACTGGCAAGCAGCGGACGGTCCAGCTGACACCGATCGACTTTATCGGGAACTTTATCCTCGGCGGCATTATCGGCGGCGTCATCTACAACCACGCAATCTCGTTCGCGGAGTACATCAGCTTCCTGCTCGTCACCTTTGGAATCATCTCCGGCCTGAACTACCTGATGTCGAAGTTCATGTCGACCCGCTCTCTCGTGATGGGAAAGGCGTACACGATCATCGAGGGCGGGCGATTTACTCAGGACGCGCTCGACAACACGGATAACAAGCTCGACCCAGTCGAGTTTCTCGCAGAGCTACGCGGCATGGGCATCTTTTCACTGAGCGACATCAGCCTCGTACAACGCGAAGCCAACGGCTCGCTGACGGTACGGCGCAAGGGCGAGGGCGGCGTCAACTACGTCCTGGTGTCCAATGGCCAGATCGTAGCTGACAACCTCAACCTCGCCCACCGAGACGAGGATTGGCTGCGACACGAAATTTCTCAGGCCGGTGTCGGTGAACTGGAAGACCTCTTCATCGTGGAACTGACTCCCGATAACCGATTGAACATTGTCGACGAGTCCGGCAATACGACGGCCATGAGTATTACCGATCCCACTGTCAACGTCGTCACGACTGTGACTGAGTTCCTGAACCCCGATTCGCAGGCGCCCACCCTCGAGGAGTTTGCAGCCGATAACACCGACACAGGCGCTGGGACTTCCGAGTGAGCATCCTCTAGCCCCCGACGCAGCACTGCCCCGGCCTCGTTCTTCTTTGGACGAGGCCGGGGCTGTACTTCGGGCCAGCTCACGCGGCTCGTGCGCATATCGGTGTGTGCACTGGAAGCCGAGTGAATGCGCCGCAACCGCGCATGACCATCACCGTGGCCGCATAGATAAGCAGGTCGAAATCATCCCCGTTGACGACTTCGACCTGTGAAACAGTTTACTGCAGTCCTTGAATGAAATGTGTCCGTTGCAACGGGCAAATCCCGCCGCTTCTACCTGCGAAATTACGTGAAAGATTAGCCGAAAACCCGCGTTTACCAGTCGAAATAAAACCGCAAAATACTGCGTCACATTTCGATTACAAAGCGAAGTTATTCCAGGGATCAGGGACCGAGGTCCCCACTGATCCACGGGACTAAAAGTCCTCGTCAGCACATACAAAAAACCACGAGGAGCATGTCCTCGCGGTTCTTTTCGTCGGGCTGGCGGGATTTGAACCCACGACCCCTTGACCCCCAGTCAAGTGCGCTACCAAGCTGCGCCACAGCCCGTATTCAGTTCGTCGCCGTGGCGACCTGTAGAACTATAGCGCACCTTGACGAAGTCAGGCAAGCCGACCGCAGTGCGCCGCGCCACACCCTCATCAGATCGAGCTGATACGCAGCTCGCCCCCCGAGGCACGTGTCAGAAGCCGGAACAGATGAATAGACGCTCATGAGGTGACTACACTGTCCTTCGTCCGTATCCCCTGCATCTACGAGAGCTTCTTTTGATGACCAGTCGACACCTCCTCTCAGTCACGGCGAGCCTTGCTCTGGCAGCCGCAGGCTTGATTGCACCCACATTCGTCACGCAGGGGTCCCCTGCAGTGGCGAGCCCGATGGTGAGCGTGTCCTCAAGCGCTCCCGCATTTGCCCATGCCGCCGTCACTGCAGGAACGCGAGCACAGACACAGCCCGTGACGATGCCGGCGAGGCGCATCCGAATCCGCTCGCACTCCAACAATCCCACCATCACAATCATCTCCTGGATCCTGGCGATCCTCATTGTTGGTGGCGGAATCCTGGTACGGTACGCGATCTTCAAGGCCACTCAGCGCAACTCAACCCCGCCGACGGCATTCAATGGCCCCAATGGGCCGCAGTACGGCGTGACAGGGAGCAACTACGGCACCGGGGGAACCGGATACGGAACCGGGGGAACCGGATACGGAACCGCGGGAACGGGATACGGCACCGGGGGAACCGGATATGGCACCGGAGGAACCGGATACGGCGCCGCTGGAGCCGGATACGGAACCGCAGCGGACGCGGCACAGCCAGGCTCCCCGGCATACGGCACCGGGGCCTACGGCAATCAGCAGGGCGTGCAGGGACCCTACGGAACAGGATTCTGAGACCTTCACCGTGAGTGCCCCGTACCAATAGGTACGGGGCACTCACGTGTATTGATACGCAGCCTCAGCGCGAAGCGTCGCGGACCTCGAGATCGCGGTCGACAAAGACCAGGACCGCCTCGCACACGCCTTCGATGTCGAGTCCTGTGGAGTCCACGGTCTCGACACCGGGGGCTGCCACCATGAACTCAGAGACCTGCGAGTCGGCCTTGTCACGGCCCTCGACCTGGGCCCGCACAATCTCCATGTGCTCCTCAGTGGCATCTCCGTAGAGTTCGAGGGTCCGGCGACGCAGGCGGGCCTCCTGATCGGCGAGCAGGAGAACACGAACATCCGCATCGGGGCAGACGACGGTCGTGATATCGCGCCCCTCAGCGATCATGCCGGAGCCTTGTTCACGGGCCTCCATCATTCGGCGACGCTGCTCGGCCGCCATCCACGCACGCACGTCAAGGTTCGTCGAGATGTGCTTGATCGCTAAGGCGATACGCGGCTCGCGAATCTCAAGGGTGATCTCTGAATCGCCGATCCACACGTGCGGGTCCGACGGATCCGACACGAGGCGCAGGGGCATACGAGCCGCTGCTGCGGCGACCGCCGCCGTATCCTCCAGATCGATGCCTTCATCCAGGCAGTACCACGTGAGCGCACGGTACATGGCGCCCGTGTCCAAGTAGCCGATGCCCAGACGGGTCGCCAGAGCCTTCGAGACCGTGGACTTGCCCGAACCGGCCGGCCCGTCGATGGCTATCGTGATGCCGACGCGGGAAATCGCATCTCGACGCTGCGTATCGTTCATCAAAACGTTCTCCTCACCGAGGTCGTTTAGTGGGTGATGAGTCGCCAACCCCGCTGTTGCAGGTCGGCGACAGCGCGGTCAGCGACCGCCGGGTCAATCATGACGCGGGCGACGCCCGCCTGCGCACCCGCAGAGTGTTCCAGAACCAAGTCTTCGATGTTGATCCCTGCCTCGCCGAGCTCGCTGAAAAGCCTACCGAGAGCGCCCGGCTCGTCGGGGATGAGCACTTCGATCTCGCGATACCGGGAAGGAGCACCACCGTGCTTGCCGGGAATACGCGCGACGCCCTGATTACCCGCGGTCATGACCCGATTGATCGCGCCCACGGAACCGCCGCGTAGGGGGCCGAGTTCTGCAGCCGCATCGAGGTGCGTGAGCAAGTCATCGAGGTCGGTGCGCAGATCACGCAGGATGTCTGCAACCGGACCGGCGTTGCCGGCCAAAATCGCTGTCCACAGGCGCGGATCGGAGGCCGCAATCCGAGCGGTATCTCGAAGCCCCTGCCCCGCAAGCCCGAGCGCCTGGGCTGGGGCGTCCACAAGACGCGCAGCAAGCATCGACGACACCAGCTGAGGAACGTGCGACACGAGTGCGACGGCATGGTCATGTGTGCCCGCGTTCATCTCGAGAGGCACGGCTCCGACGTCCGTCGCCAACGCGCGAGCTACCAGCACCGCGCGCGGCCACGTCGACTCGTGCGCAACGATCACCCACGGGCGTCCGTAGAACAGATCGGCATCTGCGGCACCCGCACCGCTGCGCTCACGACCTGCCATGGGATGCGATCCGACGTAACGCGAGGCTTCCTCGAGACGTCCCTCACGCTCCAAGCCGCGCAGCACATCGGCTACAACCGCATCCTTCACGGAGGCAACATCGGTGACGATCGCGTCGGGGAAACGCAGCAGCGATTCGACGATCACACGGTCAGCGACATCCGGCGGCGTCGCGACGACAACGATAGACGGCGCCTGATACGAAGGCGTATCCGAGCCACACTCGCTTGGGCGCACCCCGGCCTCGGCGAGAACATCGCCGAACGCCTGCCCGGCGCCCACGTCGGAGGCCAGGCGTAGCGAAGTGGGCGAGGCATCGTCGAGATAGACGCGCACTCCCCCGGCCCGCAGAGCGAGGCCCAGGGACGCACCCAGCAGACCCGATCCGATGATGAGGACCGGGCCCGCTGTTTGCACGACGCGCGCGCCGACGCCGTCCGAGGTGTTCACAGTCCGACGGCCCCGTACAGTGCGCTCAGCGCGTTGCCCTTCACGCGGCGGGTCGTTCCCTGCTTGAGATGGTCGAGAGAGATCGGACCAAAGCCCGTGCGGACGAGCTCGCGCACCGGGTAGCCAACAGCCTCCATCATGCGGCGCACGAGGCGGTTGCGGCCCTCGTGCACGACGATCTCGACGGTCGTGATGTCGCCGTAGGTGTCAACGATGCGGAAGGAGTCAACCTTGATCGGGCCGTCCTCCAGCTCGATGCCGTTCATGAGGGTGCGCTTGACGCCGGGCTTGACCTCGCCGTGCAGACGCGCCACGTAGGTCTTGCGAATCTCGTACTTGGGGTGCGTCAGACGGTTCGCCAGCTCGCCATCGTTGGTCAGCAGGAGCAGGCCGGACGTATCGATGTCGAGGCGGCCCACGTGGTACAGACGCTCGGGGTAGTCGGCGATCAGGTCGGCGATCGTGGGGCGGCCCTCCGGGTCGCTCATCGTGGACACGGTGCCGATCGGCTTATTGACGGCCAGGACGATGTGCTTCGTCTCATCCAGGATGAGGCGCTCGCCGTCGACGTGAATGACCTGCTTCGCCGGGTCCACGCGCACGCCCTGGTTACGGACCACGGTGCCATCGACGCTCACACGTCCGTCGGCGATCATCTGTTCGGACGCGCGCCTGGATGCGACGCCTGCCTGGGCGAGCACCTTCTGCAGGCGCACTCCACCCTCTGTGTAGGGGTTAGCCCTCATAGTTCTTCCTCCAATTCATCCAGCGCGTCGGCGTCTGGCAGGTAGGGTGCCAACGGTACCAGCTCCGACAGGCTCGTTAATCCCATTTTCTCAAGAAATTCCCCGGTCGTCCCGTACAGGCGCGCGCCAGACGGTGTCAGTCCCGTCTCTT
Proteins encoded in this window:
- a CDS encoding DNA-3-methyladenine glycosylase I, producing the protein MDTTLAQSAVAPLASGLTLCNDGLVRPAWASHDELLRSYYDTEWGLPVHDEAGVFERLVLEGFQAGLSWRTVLAKREAFRAAFEGFIPDRVAAFTSDDVDRLVYTPGIIHNRRKIEAAISNARATVAMRNDSPAADGPTHLGELVWSYRPTLDPLPRSKDEVPTHLPESIALAADLKNRGYRFVGPTTMLALMAAIGIVNTDIVGTHRRPR
- a CDS encoding PH domain-containing protein produces the protein MALSQKLLSQDEVVVRHMHTHIKTLLPAIIVESILVIAAAVGSFYVPENARYWALATIWIAVLLLSIPLILVPWIKWITTTYTVTTKRVITRTGIIKRTGHDLPLTRISDIQIEKDFDDRIFGCGTLALQTSADDPLLLRDVPKVETVQVEISNLLFHDIQGAIDADPTS
- a CDS encoding DUF421 domain-containing protein, whose translation is MFDIHGFEMTVFKLLIGITLIVLHLRLTGKQRTVQLTPIDFIGNFILGGIIGGVIYNHAISFAEYISFLLVTFGIISGLNYLMSKFMSTRSLVMGKAYTIIEGGRFTQDALDNTDNKLDPVEFLAELRGMGIFSLSDISLVQREANGSLTVRRKGEGGVNYVLVSNGQIVADNLNLAHRDEDWLRHEISQAGVGELEDLFIVELTPDNRLNIVDESGNTTAMSITDPTVNVVTTVTEFLNPDSQAPTLEEFAADNTDTGAGTSE
- the cmk gene encoding (d)CMP kinase yields the protein MNDTQRRDAISRVGITIAIDGPAGSGKSTVSKALATRLGIGYLDTGAMYRALTWYCLDEGIDLEDTAAVAAAAARMPLRLVSDPSDPHVWIGDSEITLEIREPRIALAIKHISTNLDVRAWMAAEQRRRMMEAREQGSGMIAEGRDITTVVCPDADVRVLLLADQEARLRRRTLELYGDATEEHMEIVRAQVEGRDKADSQVSEFMVAAPGVETVDSTGLDIEGVCEAVLVFVDRDLEVRDASR
- a CDS encoding prephenate dehydrogenase; the encoded protein is MNTSDGVGARVVQTAGPVLIIGSGLLGASLGLALRAGGVRVYLDDASPTSLRLASDVGAGQAFGDVLAEAGVRPSECGSDTPSYQAPSIVVVATPPDVADRVIVESLLRFPDAIVTDVASVKDAVVADVLRGLEREGRLEEASRYVGSHPMAGRERSGAGAADADLFYGRPWVIVAHESTWPRAVLVARALATDVGAVPLEMNAGTHDHAVALVSHVPQLVSSMLAARLVDAPAQALGLAGQGLRDTARIAASDPRLWTAILAGNAGPVADILRDLRTDLDDLLTHLDAAAELGPLRGGSVGAINRVMTAGNQGVARIPGKHGGAPSRYREIEVLIPDEPGALGRLFSELGEAGINIEDLVLEHSAGAQAGVARVMIDPAVADRAVADLQQRGWRLITH
- a CDS encoding pseudouridine synthase is translated as MRANPYTEGGVRLQKVLAQAGVASRRASEQMIADGRVSVDGTVVRNQGVRVDPAKQVIHVDGERLILDETKHIVLAVNKPIGTVSTMSDPEGRPTIADLIADYPERLYHVGRLDIDTSGLLLLTNDGELANRLTHPKYEIRKTYVARLHGEVKPGVKRTLMNGIELEDGPIKVDSFRIVDTYGDITTVEIVVHEGRNRLVRRMMEAVGYPVRELVRTGFGPISLDHLKQGTTRRVKGNALSALYGAVGL